The following proteins are co-located in the Helicobacter pylori genome:
- the flgG gene encoding flagellar basal-body rod protein FlgG: MLRSLYSATSGMLAQQTHIDTTSNNIANVNTTGFKKSRADFNDLFYQAMQYAGTNTSNTTLSPDGMEVGLGVRPSAITKMFSQGSPKETENNLDVAITGKGFFQVQLPDGTTAYTRSGNFKLDEQGNLVTSEGYLLIPQITLPEDTTQVNIGVDGTVSVTQGLQTTSNVIGQITLANFVNPAGLHSMGDNLFSITNASGDAIVGNPDSQGLGKLRQGFLELSNVRLVEEMTDLITAQRAYEANSKSIQTADAMLQTVNSLKR; the protein is encoded by the coding sequence ATGCTCCGCTCTCTCTATAGTGCCACTTCAGGGATGCTCGCCCAACAAACGCATATTGACACTACTTCAAACAATATCGCCAATGTCAATACCACCGGGTTTAAAAAATCTCGTGCGGATTTTAACGACTTGTTTTACCAAGCGATGCAATACGCCGGCACCAACACAAGCAACACGACTTTATCGCCAGATGGCATGGAAGTAGGCTTAGGCGTGCGCCCTAGCGCGATTACCAAAATGTTTTCGCAAGGCAGCCCTAAAGAAACGGAAAACAATTTAGATGTCGCCATTACAGGTAAAGGCTTTTTTCAAGTCCAACTGCCTGATGGCACCACCGCTTATACAAGAAGCGGGAATTTCAAGCTAGACGAGCAGGGCAATCTTGTAACAAGCGAGGGCTATCTTCTCATCCCTCAAATCACTTTACCTGAAGACACCACGCAAGTAAACATCGGTGTGGATGGCACGGTGAGCGTGACTCAAGGCTTGCAAACGACTTCTAATGTGATCGGGCAAATCACTTTGGCTAATTTTGTCAACCCAGCGGGGCTTCATTCTATGGGGGATAATTTATTTTCCATCACCAACGCTAGCGGGGATGCGATTGTGGGCAATCCGGATTCTCAAGGCTTAGGCAAGTTAAGGCAAGGCTTTTTGGAGCTTAGCAATGTGAGATTGGTAGAAGAAATGACGGATCTCATCACCGCTCAAAGGGCTTATGAAGCCAATTCTAAAAGCATTCAAACCGCTGATGCCATGCTCCAAACCGTCAATTCTCTCAAACGCTAA
- the ribH gene encoding 6,7-dimethyl-8-ribityllumazine synthase yields the protein MQIIEGKLQLQGNEKIAILTSRFNHIITDRLKEGAMDCFKRHGGNEELLDLVLVPGAYELPLILDKLLESEKYDGVCVLGAIIRGGTPHFDYVSAEATKGIASAMLKYSMPVSFGVLTTDNIEQAIERAGSKAGNKGFEAMSTLIELLSLCQTLKG from the coding sequence ATGCAAATCATAGAAGGGAAATTGCAATTACAAGGGAATGAAAAAATCGCTATTTTAACCTCGCGCTTCAATCATATCATCACAGACAGATTAAAAGAAGGGGCGATGGATTGCTTTAAAAGGCATGGGGGCAATGAGGAGCTTTTAGATCTCGTGCTAGTGCCTGGGGCTTATGAATTGCCTTTGATTTTAGACAAATTGTTAGAGAGTGAAAAATACGATGGCGTGTGCGTTTTAGGAGCCATTATTAGAGGGGGGACTCCGCATTTTGACTACGTGAGCGCGGAAGCGACTAAGGGCATTGCTAGCGCGATGCTAAAATACAGCATGCCGGTAAGCTTTGGCGTGCTTACCACAGACAATATTGAACAAGCGATTGAAAGAGCGGGCAGTAAAGCCGGCAATAAGGGCTTTGAAGCGATGAGCACCCTCATTGAATTGTTGAGCTTGTGCCAAACTCTCAAGGGTTAA
- a CDS encoding DUF3944 domain-containing protein, giving the protein MAYKYDRDLEFLKQLSSNDLKDLFDVLVYDKDGEKRFTEGLTLSEEYKKHGNDYAKYAERIAEELQHYGANSFASALRGTGVLYREILCEVCNKLKVNYNKKSDTTLIEENMLSSILQKSLEKMSDEEIRELCDELGVKNTNKLGKQALSTAALTLFRMGGFKSYQLALIVANAVIKAIFQRGLSLGANAALTRGLSILTGPVGWIITGVWTVIDIAGPAYRVTIPACILVTTLRLKAQANEIKNLL; this is encoded by the coding sequence ATGGCATACAAATATGATAGAGATTTGGAATTTTTAAAGCAATTAAGCTCTAATGATTTGAAAGATTTGTTTGATGTGCTTGTTTATGACAAAGATGGCGAAAAAAGATTTACTGAAGGATTAACGCTTTCAGAAGAATACAAAAAACATGGCAATGATTACGCTAAATATGCAGAAAGGATCGCTGAAGAGTTACAGCATTATGGGGCTAATAGTTTTGCGAGCGCGTTGAGAGGTACAGGGGTTTTATACAGAGAGATTTTGTGTGAAGTGTGCAATAAATTAAAAGTCAATTACAACAAAAAGTCTGACACAACTTTGATTGAAGAAAACATGCTCTCTAGCATTTTACAAAAAAGTTTGGAAAAAATGAGCGATGAGGAGATTAGAGAGCTTTGCGATGAATTAGGAGTGAAAAACACCAATAAATTAGGCAAGCAAGCCCTAAGCACAGCTGCTTTAACGCTGTTTAGAATGGGGGGCTTCAAATCCTATCAATTAGCTTTAATTGTTGCAAACGCCGTGATAAAGGCGATTTTTCAAAGAGGGTTGTCTCTAGGGGCAAATGCCGCTCTTACAAGAGGGCTAAGCATTTTAACAGGCCCTGTTGGCTGGATCATTACAGGTGTATGGACAGTGATTGATATTGCAGGGCCGGCCTATAGGGTAACCATACCGGCATGCATTTTGGTTACCACTTTACGCCTAAAAGCGCAAGCAAACGAAATTAAAAATCTTCTTTAA
- the kdsA gene encoding 3-deoxy-8-phosphooctulonate synthase, translating into MKTSNIKTPKPVLIAGPCVIESLENLRSIAIKLQPLANNERLDFYFKASFDKANRTSLESYRGPGLEKGLEMLQIIKDEFGYKILTDVHESYQASVAAKVADILQIPAFLCRQTDLIVAVSQTDAIVNIKKGQFMNPKDMQYSVLKALKTRDSSIQSPTYETALKNGVWLCERGSSFGYGNLVVDMRSLKIMREFAPVIFDATHSVQMPGGANGKSSGDSSFAPILARAAAAVGIDGLFAETHIDPKNALSDGANMLKPDELEHLVTDMLKIQNLF; encoded by the coding sequence ATGAAAACTTCTAACATAAAAACCCCCAAACCCGTTTTAATCGCTGGGCCATGCGTCATTGAGAGCTTAGAAAATTTAAGAAGTATCGCTATTAAATTACAACCCCTAGCCAACAACGAGCGGTTGGATTTTTATTTTAAAGCGAGTTTTGATAAGGCTAACCGCACGAGTTTGGAGAGTTACAGAGGGCCTGGTTTAGAAAAAGGCTTAGAAATGTTACAAATTATCAAAGATGAATTTGGCTATAAAATTTTAACCGATGTGCATGAGAGCTATCAAGCAAGCGTGGCAGCCAAAGTAGCGGATATTTTACAAATCCCGGCGTTTTTGTGCCGCCAAACGGATCTGATTGTAGCAGTGAGCCAGACTGACGCTATTGTCAATATCAAAAAAGGGCAATTCATGAACCCAAAAGACATGCAATATTCTGTCTTAAAAGCTCTTAAAACAAGGGATAGTAGCATTCAAAGCCCCACTTATGAAACAGCGTTAAAAAATGGCGTGTGGCTGTGTGAAAGGGGGAGCAGCTTTGGGTATGGGAATTTAGTGGTGGATATGCGCTCTTTAAAAATCATGCGAGAGTTTGCCCCGGTGATTTTTGACGCTACCCATAGCGTGCAAATGCCAGGGGGAGCGAACGGGAAAAGTTCAGGAGACAGCTCTTTTGCCCCTATTTTAGCCAGAGCGGCGGCGGCGGTGGGGATTGATGGGTTATTCGCTGAAACGCACATTGATCCTAAAAACGCCCTAAGCGACGGAGCAAACATGCTAAAACCTGATGAGTTAGAACACTTAGTAACCGACATGTTAAAAATCCAAAATTTATTTTAA
- a CDS encoding DUF3944 domain-containing protein, with translation MAYKYDRDLEFLKQLESSDLLDLFEVLVFGKDGEKRHNEKLTSSIEYKRHGDDYAKYAERIAEELQYYGSNSFASFIKGEGVLYKEILCDVCDKLKVNYNKKTETTLIEQNMLSKILERSLEEMDDEEVKEMCDELSIKNTDNLNRQALSAATLTLFKMGGFKSYQLAVIVANAVAKTILGRGLSLAGNQVLTRTLSFLTGPVGWIITGVWTAIDIAGPAYRVTIPACIVVATLRLKTQQANEDKKSLQIESI, from the coding sequence ATGGCATACAAATATGATAGAGATTTGGAATTTTTAAAGCAATTGGAATCTAGTGATTTATTGGATTTGTTTGAGGTGCTTGTTTTTGGTAAAGACGGCGAAAAAAGGCACAATGAAAAACTGACAAGCTCAATAGAATACAAAAGGCATGGCGATGATTACGCTAAATACGCAGAAAGAATCGCTGAAGAGTTGCAATACTATGGGAGCAATAGTTTTGCAAGCTTCATTAAAGGCGAAGGAGTCTTATACAAAGAGATCTTATGCGATGTGTGCGATAAATTAAAGGTCAATTACAACAAGAAAACCGAAACGACTTTAATTGAACAAAACATGCTTTCTAAAATCTTAGAAAGAAGTTTAGAAGAAATGGACGATGAAGAAGTGAAAGAAATGTGCGATGAATTGTCCATAAAAAACACGGACAATTTAAACAGACAAGCCTTAAGTGCGGCGACTTTAACGCTGTTTAAAATGGGGGGCTTTAAATCTTATCAATTGGCTGTCATTGTTGCGAATGCGGTCGCAAAAACCATTCTAGGGCGTGGTTTATCGCTTGCGGGCAATCAAGTGCTTACAAGAACTCTGAGCTTTTTAACAGGCCCTGTTGGCTGGATCATTACAGGCGTATGGACAGCGATTGATATTGCAGGGCCGGCTTATAGGGTAACCATACCAGCATGCATTGTGGTTGCCACTTTACGCCTAAAAACACAGCAAGCCAATGAAGATAAGAAGTCGTTGCAAATAGAATCCATTTAA
- the nusB gene encoding transcription antitermination factor NusB produces MATRTQARGAVVELLYAFESGNEEIKKIASSMLEEKKIKNNQLAFALSLFNGVLEKISEIDALIEPHLKDWDFKRLGSMEKAILRLGAYEIGFTPTQNPIIINECIELGKLYAEPNTPKFLNAILDSLSKKLAQKPLN; encoded by the coding sequence ATGGCGACACGAACTCAAGCCAGGGGGGCTGTGGTTGAATTGTTGTATGCGTTTGAAAGCGGTAATGAAGAAATTAAAAAAATCGCTTCCAGCATGTTAGAAGAAAAAAAGATTAAAAACAACCAGTTGGCTTTTGCCTTAAGCCTTTTTAATGGCGTGTTAGAAAAAATCAGTGAAATTGACGCTCTCATTGAACCGCATTTGAAAGACTGGGATTTCAAGCGATTAGGGAGCATGGAAAAGGCGATTTTACGCTTAGGAGCGTATGAAATTGGCTTCACGCCCACACAAAACCCTATCATCATCAATGAATGCATAGAGCTTGGCAAACTCTACGCTGAGCCTAACACCCCTAAATTTTTAAACGCTATCTTGGATTCTTTGAGCAAAAAGCTCGCTCAAAAACCCTTGAATTAA
- the tsaD gene encoding tRNA (adenosine(37)-N6)-threonylcarbamoyltransferase complex transferase subunit TsaD, protein MILSIESSCDDSSLALTRIEDAKLIAHFKISQEKHHSSYGGVVPELASRLHAENLPLLLERIKISLNKDFSKIKAIAITNQPGLSVTLIEGLMMAKALSLSLNLPLILEDHLRGHVYSLFINEKQACMPLSVLLVSGGHSLILEARDYENIKIVATSLDDSFGESFDKVSKMLDLGYPGGPIVEKLALDYAHPNEPLMFPVPLKNSPNLAFSFSGLKNAVRLEVEKNAPNLNEAIKQKIGYHFQSTAIEHLIQQTKRYFKIKHPKIFGIVGGASQNLALRKAFENLCAEFDCKLVLAPLEFCSDNAAMIGRSSLEAYQKKRFVPLENANISPRTLLKSFE, encoded by the coding sequence ATGATTTTAAGCATTGAAAGTTCTTGCGATGACAGCTCTTTAGCCCTTACAAGAATAGAGGACGCTAAACTTATCGCTCATTTTAAAATCTCTCAAGAAAAGCACCACAGCTCTTATGGAGGCGTTGTGCCTGAGCTTGCATCGCGTTTGCATGCTGAGAATTTACCGCTTTTATTAGAACGCATTAAAATAAGCTTGAATAAGGATTTTTCCAAAATTAAAGCCATCGCTATCACTAATCAGCCAGGTTTGAGCGTTACTTTAATAGAAGGTTTGATGATGGCAAAAGCCTTGAGCTTGTCTTTGAATTTACCCCTGATTTTAGAAGATCATTTGAGAGGGCATGTGTATTCGCTCTTTATCAATGAAAAACAAGCCTGCATGCCTTTAAGCGTGCTGCTAGTCTCTGGGGGGCATTCTTTAATTTTAGAGGCTAGAGATTATGAGAATATTAAAATCGTTGCCACGAGTTTAGACGATAGCTTTGGGGAGAGTTTTGATAAGGTTTCAAAAATGCTTGATTTAGGCTATCCAGGAGGCCCCATAGTGGAAAAATTAGCCCTTGATTATGCGCATCCAAACGAGCCTTTAATGTTCCCTGTCCCTTTAAAAAACAGCCCGAATCTGGCTTTTAGTTTCTCAGGTTTAAAAAATGCGGTGCGTTTGGAGGTTGAAAAAAACGCCCCTAACTTGAATGAAGCGATCAAGCAAAAGATTGGCTATCATTTTCAAAGCACGGCTATTGAGCATTTAATCCAGCAAACTAAACGCTATTTTAAAATCAAACACCCTAAAATTTTTGGCATTGTGGGGGGAGCGAGCCAAAATTTGGCGTTAAGAAAGGCGTTTGAAAATTTGTGCGCTGAGTTTGATTGCAAGCTTGTTTTAGCCCCTTTAGAATTTTGCAGCGACAATGCCGCCATGATAGGGCGATCAAGCCTAGAGGCTTATCAAAAAAAGCGCTTTGTCCCTTTAGAAAACGCCAACATTTCGCCAAGAACGCTGTTAAAAAGTTTTGAGTGA